From one Papio anubis isolate 15944 chromosome 12, Panubis1.0, whole genome shotgun sequence genomic stretch:
- the FAM111A gene encoding protein FAM111A isoform X1: MSCKKQRSQKHSVNEKCNMKIDHYFSPVSKKQQNNSSTSQMRMESRRGPRDVTNTQAQEFHSLKKNPEDQTMPKNRIILVTLDVNYRKNQNMKHELTHSENGSLYMAVNTLQALRKEIETHQGQEMLVRGTEGIQGYINLGMPLSCFPESCHVVITFSQSKNKQKEDNHVFGRHDKASTECVKFYIHAVGIGKYKRRIVKCGKLHKKGCKLCVYAFKGETIKDALCKDGRFLSFLENDDWKLIENNDSILESTQPVDELEGKHFQVEVEKRVVPSAAASRNPESEKRNTCVLREQIVAQYPSLKRESEKIKENFKKKMKVKNGETLFKLHRVKFGKVTKNSSSIKVVKLLAHRSDSVGYLFWDSATTGCATCFVFKGLFILTCRHVIDYIVGDGIEPSKWAAIIGQCVRVTFGYEEPEGKETNYFFVEPWFEIHNEELDYAVLKLKENGQQVPMELYNGITPVPLSGLIHIIGHPYGDKKHIDACAVIPQGQRAKKCQEHIQSKEAESPEYVHMYTQSSFQEIVHNPDVITYDTEFFFGASGSPVFDSKGSLVAMHVAGFTYNYQNETRSIIEFGSTMESILLDIKQRYKPWYEEVFVSQQDVEMISGEDL, translated from the exons ATGAGCTGTAAGAAGCAGAGGTCACAGAAGCACTCAGTCAATGAAAAATGTAATATGAAAATCGATCACTATTTTTCTCCG gtcTCTAAAAAGCAACAGAATAATTCCAGTACTTCTCAAATGAGGATGGAGTCTAGAAGAGGCCCAAGAGACGTAACTAATACCCAGGCTCAAGAATTCCATTCACTTAAGAAAAATCCAGAAGACCAGACTATGCCCAAAAATAGGATAATACTTGTTACCTTGGATGTAAACTACAGGAAAAACCAAAATATGAAACATGAGCTCACACATAGTGAGAATGGTAGCTTATATATGGCTGTCAACACTCTCCAGGCTCTCAGAAAAGAGATAGAAACTCACCAAGGCCAAGAAATGCTTGTGCGTGGCACAGAAGGAATCCAAGGGTACATAAACCTGGGAATGCCCCTCAGTTGTTTCCCTGAAAGCTGCCATGTGGTCATTACGTTTTCCCAAAGTAAAAATAAGCAGAAGGAAGATAACCACGTATTTGGCCGGCATGACAAAGCATCGACTGAATGTGTCAAATTTTACATTCATGCAGTTGGAATTGGGAAGTACAAAAGAAGGATTGTTAAATGTGGGAAGCTTCACAAAAAAGGGTGCAAACTCTGTGTTTATGCTTTCAAAGGAGAAACCATCAAGGACGCTCTGTGCAAGGATGgcagatttctttcctttctggagAATGATGATTGGAAACTCATTGAAAACAATGACTCCATTTTAGAAAGCACCCAGCCAGTCGATGAATTAGAAGGCAAACACTTTCAGGTTGAGGTTGAGAAAAGAGTGGTCCCCAGTGCAGCAGCTTCTCGGAATCCTGaatcagagaaaagaaacacCTGTGTGTTGAGAGAACAAATCGTGGCTCAGTACCCCAGTctgaaaagagaaagtgaaaaaatcaaggaaaacttcaagaaaaaaatgaaagtaaaaaatggggaaacattatttaaattgcATAGAGTAAAGTTTGGGAAAGTAACAAAAAACTCTTCTTCGATTAAAGTAGTGAAACTTCTTGCACATCGCAGTGACTCAGTTGGGTACTTATTCTGGGACAGTGCAACTACGGGTTGCGCCACctgctttgtttttaaaggatTGTTCATTTTAACTTGTCGGCATGTAATAGATTACATTGTGGGAGATGGAATAGAGCCAAGTAAGTGGGCAGCCATAATTGGTCAATGTGTAAGGGTGACATTTGGTTATGAAGAgccagaaggaaaggaaacaaactaCTTTTTCGTTGAACCTTGGTTTGAGATACATAATGAAGAGCTTGACTATGCTGTCCTGAAACTGAAGGAAAATGGACAACAAGTACCTATGGAACTATACAATGGAATTACTCCTGTGCCACTTAGTGGGTTGATACATATTATTGGCCATCCATATGGAGACAAAAAGCATATTGATGCTTGTGCTGTGATCCCCCAGGGTCAGCGAGCAAAGAAATGTCAGGAACATATTCAGTCTAAAGAAGCAGAAAGTCCAGAGTATGTCCATATGTATACTCAAAGCAGTTTCCAGGAAATAGTTCACAATCCTGATGTGATTACCTATGACACTGAGTTTTTCTTCGGGGCTTCCGGCTCCCCTGTGTTTGATTCAAAAGGTTCATTGGTGGCCATGCATGTTGCTGGCTTTACTTATAACTACCAAAATGAGACTCGTAGTATCATTGAGTTTGGCTCTACTATGGAATCCATCCTCCTTGATATTAAGCAAAGATATAAGCCATGGTATGAAGAAGTATTTGTAAGTCAGCAGGATGTAGAAATGATAAGTGGTGAGGACTTGTGA
- the FAM111A gene encoding protein FAM111A isoform X2 produces the protein MRMESRRGPRDVTNTQAQEFHSLKKNPEDQTMPKNRIILVTLDVNYRKNQNMKHELTHSENGSLYMAVNTLQALRKEIETHQGQEMLVRGTEGIQGYINLGMPLSCFPESCHVVITFSQSKNKQKEDNHVFGRHDKASTECVKFYIHAVGIGKYKRRIVKCGKLHKKGCKLCVYAFKGETIKDALCKDGRFLSFLENDDWKLIENNDSILESTQPVDELEGKHFQVEVEKRVVPSAAASRNPESEKRNTCVLREQIVAQYPSLKRESEKIKENFKKKMKVKNGETLFKLHRVKFGKVTKNSSSIKVVKLLAHRSDSVGYLFWDSATTGCATCFVFKGLFILTCRHVIDYIVGDGIEPSKWAAIIGQCVRVTFGYEEPEGKETNYFFVEPWFEIHNEELDYAVLKLKENGQQVPMELYNGITPVPLSGLIHIIGHPYGDKKHIDACAVIPQGQRAKKCQEHIQSKEAESPEYVHMYTQSSFQEIVHNPDVITYDTEFFFGASGSPVFDSKGSLVAMHVAGFTYNYQNETRSIIEFGSTMESILLDIKQRYKPWYEEVFVSQQDVEMISGEDL, from the coding sequence ATGAGGATGGAGTCTAGAAGAGGCCCAAGAGACGTAACTAATACCCAGGCTCAAGAATTCCATTCACTTAAGAAAAATCCAGAAGACCAGACTATGCCCAAAAATAGGATAATACTTGTTACCTTGGATGTAAACTACAGGAAAAACCAAAATATGAAACATGAGCTCACACATAGTGAGAATGGTAGCTTATATATGGCTGTCAACACTCTCCAGGCTCTCAGAAAAGAGATAGAAACTCACCAAGGCCAAGAAATGCTTGTGCGTGGCACAGAAGGAATCCAAGGGTACATAAACCTGGGAATGCCCCTCAGTTGTTTCCCTGAAAGCTGCCATGTGGTCATTACGTTTTCCCAAAGTAAAAATAAGCAGAAGGAAGATAACCACGTATTTGGCCGGCATGACAAAGCATCGACTGAATGTGTCAAATTTTACATTCATGCAGTTGGAATTGGGAAGTACAAAAGAAGGATTGTTAAATGTGGGAAGCTTCACAAAAAAGGGTGCAAACTCTGTGTTTATGCTTTCAAAGGAGAAACCATCAAGGACGCTCTGTGCAAGGATGgcagatttctttcctttctggagAATGATGATTGGAAACTCATTGAAAACAATGACTCCATTTTAGAAAGCACCCAGCCAGTCGATGAATTAGAAGGCAAACACTTTCAGGTTGAGGTTGAGAAAAGAGTGGTCCCCAGTGCAGCAGCTTCTCGGAATCCTGaatcagagaaaagaaacacCTGTGTGTTGAGAGAACAAATCGTGGCTCAGTACCCCAGTctgaaaagagaaagtgaaaaaatcaaggaaaacttcaagaaaaaaatgaaagtaaaaaatggggaaacattatttaaattgcATAGAGTAAAGTTTGGGAAAGTAACAAAAAACTCTTCTTCGATTAAAGTAGTGAAACTTCTTGCACATCGCAGTGACTCAGTTGGGTACTTATTCTGGGACAGTGCAACTACGGGTTGCGCCACctgctttgtttttaaaggatTGTTCATTTTAACTTGTCGGCATGTAATAGATTACATTGTGGGAGATGGAATAGAGCCAAGTAAGTGGGCAGCCATAATTGGTCAATGTGTAAGGGTGACATTTGGTTATGAAGAgccagaaggaaaggaaacaaactaCTTTTTCGTTGAACCTTGGTTTGAGATACATAATGAAGAGCTTGACTATGCTGTCCTGAAACTGAAGGAAAATGGACAACAAGTACCTATGGAACTATACAATGGAATTACTCCTGTGCCACTTAGTGGGTTGATACATATTATTGGCCATCCATATGGAGACAAAAAGCATATTGATGCTTGTGCTGTGATCCCCCAGGGTCAGCGAGCAAAGAAATGTCAGGAACATATTCAGTCTAAAGAAGCAGAAAGTCCAGAGTATGTCCATATGTATACTCAAAGCAGTTTCCAGGAAATAGTTCACAATCCTGATGTGATTACCTATGACACTGAGTTTTTCTTCGGGGCTTCCGGCTCCCCTGTGTTTGATTCAAAAGGTTCATTGGTGGCCATGCATGTTGCTGGCTTTACTTATAACTACCAAAATGAGACTCGTAGTATCATTGAGTTTGGCTCTACTATGGAATCCATCCTCCTTGATATTAAGCAAAGATATAAGCCATGGTATGAAGAAGTATTTGTAAGTCAGCAGGATGTAGAAATGATAAGTGGTGAGGACTTGTGA